One Paenibacillus sp. FSL H7-0737 DNA segment encodes these proteins:
- a CDS encoding ABC transporter ATP-binding protein, protein MSKSYIPLMVFASLCSAIFPFINIILPKYLIDELMGAGREMNIILWIGVLVAGNAVFGLLQNYLNQHIELANLLVMDRLELHIGQHIMNLDYERLENTKVLDLKEQALAPIRQQDVIRKMLDSMKNLLQTILSLLGLAALISTLNIGIIVVIMGMILLNTFIFKKSQQAQFNFHKLLAPLNRKFGYYSKLAVDFSMAKDVRLFGMAPYLLNKVNTYHNESVRGFGGLYEKVGRYKGLTSVNLQLQMVIIYAYMVVKVVTGKIQIGGFVMYISAANSFSAQVSLAMNAYVEFRQMCKYIEVFREFESLRPAMRTGQGRIEKFMDVEIEFCNVSFKYAGNENYSLKNVSLTIKNGERLAVVGQNGAGKSTFIKLLCRLYEPDQGEILLNGRSIQEYRYDEYMKILGVVFQDYKLFSFSIKENLCLKDSGISEKEIEEVLNQVGLEDKMKRLNKGIDTQVHKIFDEKGTDFSGGESQKVVIARALLKKSPILILDEPTAALDPYAEFEMYNNFNLLTENRTVIYISHRLSACKFCDKIAVFNNGELVEYGSHHQLLLDQQEYSSMWKAQAQYYQ, encoded by the coding sequence ATGTCAAAATCGTACATCCCTCTGATGGTGTTTGCTTCATTATGCAGCGCAATCTTCCCGTTTATAAACATAATCCTTCCCAAATATTTGATTGATGAATTGATGGGAGCTGGCCGAGAAATGAATATTATCCTCTGGATAGGAGTTTTGGTGGCAGGCAACGCTGTCTTTGGGTTACTTCAGAATTATCTTAACCAACACATTGAATTAGCTAATTTGTTGGTTATGGATAGGTTAGAGCTACATATTGGGCAGCATATTATGAATCTGGATTACGAGAGATTAGAGAATACTAAAGTACTGGATCTTAAAGAACAGGCGCTTGCTCCCATTCGACAGCAGGATGTTATACGTAAAATGTTGGATAGTATGAAGAATTTGCTGCAAACAATACTGTCTCTTTTGGGACTAGCGGCCTTAATCTCAACGTTAAACATTGGAATTATCGTGGTGATTATGGGAATGATTCTACTCAATACGTTTATTTTTAAAAAGTCGCAACAAGCTCAATTCAATTTCCATAAATTATTGGCTCCTCTAAACCGTAAGTTTGGTTATTATTCCAAGTTGGCCGTTGACTTTTCCATGGCTAAAGATGTCCGTTTGTTTGGGATGGCTCCTTATTTACTGAATAAAGTGAATACATACCATAATGAAAGTGTTCGTGGTTTTGGCGGGCTATATGAAAAGGTAGGGAGATATAAGGGACTGACTAGCGTTAATCTTCAATTACAAATGGTCATTATATACGCCTACATGGTTGTGAAAGTAGTTACAGGTAAAATACAAATTGGTGGTTTTGTTATGTATATTTCCGCCGCCAATAGCTTTTCTGCTCAAGTGTCGCTGGCAATGAATGCTTATGTTGAGTTTCGACAAATGTGTAAGTACATTGAGGTGTTTAGAGAATTTGAGAGCTTAAGACCAGCAATGAGAACCGGACAAGGTAGAATTGAGAAATTCATGGATGTTGAGATTGAATTTTGCAATGTATCTTTTAAATATGCAGGGAATGAGAATTATTCATTAAAAAATGTGTCACTGACCATAAAGAACGGTGAAAGATTGGCCGTAGTAGGTCAAAATGGTGCGGGTAAATCGACCTTTATTAAGCTACTCTGTCGATTGTATGAACCCGATCAAGGTGAGATTCTTCTGAATGGAAGATCCATTCAAGAATATCGATATGATGAATATATGAAAATTTTAGGCGTTGTTTTCCAAGATTATAAGTTATTTTCATTTTCGATTAAAGAAAACTTATGCTTGAAGGATAGCGGAATATCAGAAAAAGAAATAGAAGAAGTTCTTAATCAAGTAGGACTGGAAGACAAAATGAAGCGCTTGAACAAAGGTATAGATACCCAGGTACATAAAATCTTTGATGAAAAAGGGACAGACTTTTCGGGCGGTGAGAGTCAGAAAGTAGTAATTGCTAGGGCTTTACTCAAAAAGTCACCTATTCTTATTCTGGACGAGCCTACAGCTGCATTGGACCCTTATGCGGAATTTGAGATGTACAACAACTTTAATCTTCTTACGGAAAATCGCACCGTTATTTATATTTCACATCGTTTATCTGCTTGTAAATTTTGTGATAAGATCGCTGTGTTTAACAATGGAGAATTAGTGGAGTATGGTTCTCATCATCAGTTGCTGTTGGATCAGCAGGAGTACAGCTCGATGTGGAAAGCTCAAGCGCAATACTATCAATAG